One Owenweeksia hongkongensis DSM 17368 genomic region harbors:
- a CDS encoding endo alpha-1,4 polygalactosaminidase: MKSTLYFALLGIPLLFAACDPPDSVTQTEYVYRDDMRTLVKNIAQEARAARPSFIVVPQNGQAVALRSYCSDCATSVDVDYMNSIDGIGREDLNYGYSKDNVLNSAAQNRELSNFLNLYEDAGKTILVTDYVYSQAGVDDSYQTNSNLGYVGFAAPSRELDEIPTYPIKPFQENSEDISSLAAAKNFLYIINPSNYSGKDDFLQAVANTNYDVVIVDAFYEDELLSSGDVQSLKTKANGGSRLVLAYMSIGEAEDYRYYWGTEWETEKPEWLLEENPNWAGNYKVQYWHSDWQGIIYSNSDSYLNKIVSSGFSGVYLDIIDAYEYFEE; the protein is encoded by the coding sequence ATGAAAAGTACTTTATACTTTGCCTTATTAGGTATTCCCCTTCTTTTTGCGGCTTGTGATCCACCCGATTCGGTAACCCAAACAGAGTATGTGTATCGTGATGATATGCGAACTTTGGTAAAAAATATTGCTCAGGAAGCGAGAGCTGCCCGACCCAGTTTTATAGTGGTTCCTCAAAATGGCCAGGCCGTGGCTTTGCGAAGTTACTGCAGTGATTGCGCCACATCTGTTGATGTGGATTACATGAATAGCATTGATGGTATTGGACGTGAAGACTTGAATTATGGCTACTCCAAAGACAATGTGTTAAACAGCGCAGCCCAAAATCGTGAGTTGAGCAATTTCCTGAATTTGTATGAAGATGCCGGGAAAACAATCTTGGTAACAGACTATGTGTACTCGCAGGCTGGTGTGGATGATTCATACCAAACCAACAGCAATCTTGGCTATGTAGGTTTTGCTGCTCCATCACGTGAGTTGGATGAAATTCCCACATATCCTATCAAACCTTTTCAGGAGAATAGTGAAGATATCAGCTCCTTGGCTGCTGCCAAAAATTTCTTGTACATCATCAATCCATCCAACTATTCAGGGAAAGATGATTTTTTACAAGCGGTGGCCAATACCAATTATGATGTGGTTATAGTAGATGCTTTTTATGAAGATGAGCTTTTATCTTCAGGAGATGTACAAAGCCTTAAAACCAAAGCTAATGGCGGAAGCAGGCTGGTGCTGGCCTATATGAGCATTGGCGAAGCAGAAGACTACCGCTACTATTGGGGTACCGAGTGGGAAACAGAAAAGCCCGAATGGCTGTTGGAAGAAAACCCGAACTGGGCGGGGAATTACAAAGTGCAATACTGGCACTCAGATTGGCAAGGCATTATT
- a CDS encoding TPM domain-containing protein, whose amino-acid sequence MMKRAFLSLTIAAIVLSACNSNTGDTAVSTEKAEETGVPIPKQMGVVNDFEGIISDEDEIDLSTAIENFEESTGNRIVVVTMDTIPSDEDATLFAAKIGNQWDVGDGSKNNGLIILMSEGVSQIGIATGQGVEQVYNDSVCDNVIRSIIPHLSVGDYSGGMEKAVSLLGEVSHPSEK is encoded by the coding sequence ATGATGAAGAGAGCCTTCTTATCGCTTACCATTGCCGCAATTGTACTATCAGCTTGTAATTCTAACACAGGCGACACCGCTGTTTCTACGGAAAAAGCGGAGGAGACTGGTGTTCCAATTCCCAAGCAAATGGGGGTGGTAAACGATTTTGAAGGAATCATTAGCGATGAGGACGAAATTGATTTAAGTACTGCAATTGAAAACTTTGAAGAAAGCACTGGAAATCGCATTGTGGTGGTTACTATGGACACGATTCCTTCTGATGAAGATGCAACTCTGTTTGCCGCCAAAATTGGTAATCAATGGGATGTGGGTGACGGATCTAAAAACAATGGGCTTATTATTTTGATGAGCGAAGGTGTAAGCCAAATTGGTATAGCAACCGGTCAAGGTGTAGAGCAGGTTTATAATGATTCCGTTTGCGATAATGTGATACGAAGCATTATTCCTCACCTCAGTGTAGGCGATTACTCTGGAGGAATGGAGAAGGCAGTTTCATTGCTTGGAGAAGTAAGCCATCCTTCTGAAAAATAG